The Daphnia carinata strain CSIRO-1 chromosome 2, CSIRO_AGI_Dcar_HiC_V3, whole genome shotgun sequence genome has a segment encoding these proteins:
- the LOC130687004 gene encoding uncharacterized protein LOC130687004 isoform X4, with the protein MKGDYILVTGLLIAALANLPEIQSQECAFYGENIKENQTNVNITETIPKDTVILSVTTSAGYLNCSDLSSSSLEFSKYIGYRHTPTATANKTLELFMAQAIGDDLDNGDLNIAEQKYALLIGQCKLYCQQTTTRLSVAVTIEPENTQTPIFSQNSAHLTLDENYPIGLDFSDLLIVNEQRLKVSDKDLPLEELTFDVSDSRFKAFPPTFRYYNDSKNHLRVEYEPRIAVNQPLNAEDSPIIFNLIAQNNQTESLFPITIDISPNDMRDPEFVWPYYTSTISNSQFTGLLTIKQGNILAFDGDRKINQTIRYEITDKGGLEVRIRNQQPGKGVPIEIELTLSVEGSATDKMRYVVIKATQVDDVNRYETVVLAVELPQTVVTTPVPTTQPTCPPCPTSSTATVPTTTTAIPCTTPTPPTCAPCSTVTTISTTCPTFDPTTECPTISTTDCSASSTEATQTTLYTSTASSTYPSSSPVTSTTTEVTSNPTTYSELTTESSSTCDCSTTPSTVSPSSPVTCPESTTASTSTCDCSTTPSTSCPEATPTITLPCECPTAVTCPTTSTPTPGSPTVHFDKQQYASELVENSPAQTLVVSLNAESSSMDEQPAYSFAESYDATYFSVDSKTGVVTTARSLPIGDYTLEAIAEIRSGAKDYTRIVVSSVMGTLCNGTQFSSPLYEFPVAERTTGIVGQVELRSTEDTVYDLTITSCNPPSMIGDFDVKPNGTLVVLRPFGWTATLLKITITITATGQRNVRLSPISTIVNLDVLDINEAPEFVGYGTSVVVGYPERTYFDPSVQMPLYTVKAFDPDSQENASLTYHLANEFEYFDIDVLTGSLFVRGLDSLDSTSSRTVQVLARDKHGLQDSLSITVKSLGEDFIAFMKAKSDTDVLTADTVASDLSRILGYQTVVLRIEKGPDSGASVRQLPNGYAYSITFYAVNHTAFIAREEIVKKLDQANTNGLSWTIEGSLAAPLEYEVDTLVDNLTAEMQGYEIATIVLSTLFGVTLLLIVAYIIYTRKFETKRPWSKAVHAASLEIDKKHWDQRSFAQSSGMDDEQILEPEIGSFNSSLSGLSNGGARPSPTIRFVTGKTFDNDVEQAQSPTEEEAYCPPTPLPKKSILKDSNATDKNNKQRTDGDSKLEDTSVGVKFNSTPEVIEVAATSSGPPSQGIDLSTESNDAVDDDNDLLIEEF; encoded by the exons ATGAAAGGTGACTACATTTTGGTAACGGGACTGCTGATTGCTGCGCTCGCCAATCTGCCGGAAATCCAATCTCAAG AATGCGCATTTTATGGAGAAAACATAAAGGAAAACCAAACTAATGTGAACATCACCGAAACTATACCAAAAGACACAGTCATCTTAAGTGTAACAACATCTGCGGGAT ACTTGAACTGCTCGGATCTCTCTTCGAGTTCGTTGGAGTTTTCGAAATATATAGGATACAGACACACTCCGACTGCGACTGCAAACAAAACGCTGGAATTGTTTATGGCTCAAGCGATTGGTGACGACCTTGACAACGGCGACTTAAATATTGCG GAGCAAAAATATGCATTGCTGATAGGCCAATGCAAGCTCTACTGCCAACAAACCACCACCAGATTATCC GTTGCCGTGACTATTGAACCCGAAAATACCCAGACACCGATATTCAGCCAGAATTCGGCCCATTTGACTTTGGACGAAAACTATCCCATCGGATTAGACTTTAGCGATCTATTGATCGTTAATGAGCAGCGGTTAAAAGTCTCTGATAAGGACCTCCCTCTCGAAGAACTCACCTTTGATGTTAGTGATTCACGATTCAAGGCATTCCCGCCGACATTTCGATACTACAATGATTCCAAAAATCATTTACGTGTCGAGTACGAACCACGCATTGCTGTTAATCAGCCGTTGAACGCCGAAGATAGTCCTATCATCTTTAATTTAATCGCCCAA AATAACCAAACTGAAAGTCTCTTCCCGATTACAATCGACATATCTCCGAACGATATGCGCGACCCAGAGTTTGTATGGCCATACTACACTTCTACAATTTCAAATTCTCaa TTCACAGGATTGCTGACAATCAAGCAGGGAAATATTCTCGCATTCGACGGTGACAGAAAAATCAATCAGACGATCCGTTATGAAATTACCGACAAAG GTGGTCTCGAAGTACGTATAAGGAACCAACAGCCAGGTAAAGGTGTTCCAATAGAAATAGAACTAACGCTGTCTGTGGAAGGCTCGGCAACCGACAAAATGCGTTACGTCGTTATTAAG GCGACACAAGTAGATGACGTAAATCGATACGAAACCGTCGTTCTCGCCGTAGAGCTCCCGCAAACCGTAGTGACGACGCCAGTTCCAACAACCCAGCCAACTTGTCCTCCTTGCCCGACCTCCAGCACAGCCACCGTGCCAACGACGACCACGGCAATACCATGTACTACTCCAACCCCACCGACTTGTGCGCCCTGTTCAACGGTGACGACAATCTCAACTACGTGCCCGACGTTCGATCCCACTACAGAATGTCCGACAATCAGCACAACAGACTGTTCCGCTTCTTCGACAGAGGCTACCCAGACTACCCTGTATACAAGCACGGCCTCATCTACGTATCCTAGCAGTTCTCCAGTTACGTCAACTACAACGGAAG TAACTTCAAACCCAACGACTTACTCAGAACTGACGACTGAAAGTTCTTCGACATGCGACTGTTCCACAACCCCGTCGACAG TTTCGCCTTCATCCCCAGTGACTTGCCCCGAATCAACGACTGCCAGTACTTCGACATGCGACTGTTCCACCACCCCGTCAACAA GTTGCCCAGAAGCGACACCTACCATTACTTTACCCTGCGAATGTCCGACAG CAGTTACGTGCCCAACAACCTCTACGCCGACCCCAGGAAGTCCTACGGTGCATTTCGACAAACAGCAATACGCGTCCGAATTGGTGGAAAACTCGCCCGCGCAAACTTTGGTTGTCAGTTTGAATGCCGAGAGCAGCTCGATGGACGAACAACCGGCATACAGCTTCGCGGAAA GTTACGACGCCACGTATTTCAGTGTCGATTCCAAAACGGGAGTTGTCACCACCGCACGATCTCTACCAATTGGCGATTATACTTTGGAGGCCATTGCCGAAATTCGTAGTGGTGCCAAAGATTATACTCGG atCGTCGTCTCATCGGTCATGGGAACCTTGTGCAACGGAACCCAGTTCAGCTCACCTCTGTACGAATTTCCTGTTGCTGAGCGAACAACCGGAATCGTTGGTCAAGTAGAACTGCGATCGACCGAGGACACCGTGTACGATTTGACTATCACATCATGCAACCCGCCGTCCATGATCG GTGACTTTGACGTGAAGCCAAATGGAACACTGGTCGTACTTAGGCCATTCGGTTGGACAGCCACGCTTCTGAAAATTACGATCACAATCACAGCCACAGGCCAACGCAATGTGAGACTATCGCCGATTTCGACAATAGTCAATCTCGATGTTTTGGATATCAACGAAGCACCCGAATTCGTTGGCTATGGTACTTCTGTGGTGGTTGGCTACCCAGAGCGCACCTACTTTGATCCTTCAGTTCAAATGCCACTCTACACAGTTAAG GCATTCGATCCCGACAGCCAAGAAAACGCTAGTCTGACTTATCATTTGGCCAACGAATTCGAATATTTCGATATCGATGTGCTGACTGGGTCATTGTTTGTCAGAGGTCTCGACAGCTTGGATTCGACTTCTAGCCGCACGGTTCAAGTCCTCGCCAGAGATAAGCACGGCTTGCAGGACAGCCTAAGCATAACT GTGAAATCTTTGGGTGAAGATTTCATCGCATTCATGAAAGCTAAAAGCGACACCGACGTCTTGACGGCAGACACGGTCGCTAGCGATTTGAGCCGCATTTTAGGCTATCAGACGGTCGTTTTGCGCATTGAAAAGGGTCCGGATTCCGGCGCTAGTGTCCGACAACTACCTAATGGTTACGCCTACAGCATAACTTTTTACGCTGTAAACCACACGGCATTCATCGCGAGGGAAGAAATTGTTAA GAAATTGGATCAAGCCAATACTAATGGCTTGAGTTGGACCATCGAAGGAAGTTTAGCCGCACCACTAGAATATGAAGTTGACACTCTTGTTGACAACTTAACTGCGGAAATGCAAGGTTACGAAATCGCCACTATTGTCTTGTCAACATTATTTGGAGTGACACTCCTCCTTATTGTAGCGTACATCATTTACACCAGAAAATT CGAAACGAAACGTCCCTGGAGCAAAGCTGTCCACGCCGCGTCTCTGGAAATAGACAAGAAACACTGGGATCAGCGCTC ATTCGCCCAGTCGAGTGGGATGGATGACGAGCAAATATTGGAGCCGGAAATCGGTAGCTTTAACAG CTCACTGTCCGGATTAAGCAACGGAGGAGCGAGACCATCACCTACCATTCGCTTCGTCACGGGAAAAACATTTGACAACGACGTTGAACAAGCGCAATCACCTACAGAAGAAGAGGCCTATTGCCCTCCAACCCCCCTTCCGAAGAAAAGCATTTTAAAAGATTCAAATGCCACGgacaagaacaacaaacag AGGACGGACGGCGATAGCAAGTTAGAGGACACTAGTGTTGGCGTCAAGTTCAACTCGACTCCGGAAGTGATTGAAGTGGCTGCCACCTCGTCTGGCCCTCCATCGCAAGGGATAGATTTGTCTACCGAGAGTAATGACGCCGTTGACGACGACAACGATTTACTGATTGAGGAATTCTAA
- the LOC130687004 gene encoding uncharacterized protein LOC130687004 isoform X1, whose protein sequence is MKGDYILVTGLLIAALANLPEIQSQECAFYGENIKENQTNVNITETIPKDTVILSVTTSAGYLNCSDLSSSSLEFSKYIGYRHTPTATANKTLELFMAQAIGDDLDNGDLNIAEQKYALLIGQCKLYCQQTTTRLSVAVTIEPENTQTPIFSQNSAHLTLDENYPIGLDFSDLLIVNEQRLKVSDKDLPLEELTFDVSDSRFKAFPPTFRYYNDSKNHLRVEYEPRIAVNQPLNAEDSPIIFNLIAQNNQTESLFPITIDISPNDMRDPEFVWPYYTSTISNSQFTGLLTIKQGNILAFDGDRKINQTIRYEITDKGGLEVRIRNQQPGKGVPIEIELTLSVEGSATDKMRYVVIKATQVDDVNRYETVVLAVELPQTVVTTPVPTTQPTCPPCPTSSTATVPTTTTAIPCTTPTPPTCAPCSTVTTISTTCPTFDPTTECPTISTTDCSASSTEATQTTLYTSTASSTYPSSSPVTSTTTEAGTTSCSCPTCPDETVTACPTTQCPTHPTECPTCPTATTLDSSSASTENPLSTVTSNPTTYSELTTESSSTCDCSTTPSTVSPSSPVTCPESTTASTSTCDCSTTPSTSCPEATPTITLPCECPTAVTCPTTSTPTPGSPTVHFDKQQYASELVENSPAQTLVVSLNAESSSMDEQPAYSFAESYDATYFSVDSKTGVVTTARSLPIGDYTLEAIAEIRSGAKDYTRIVVSSVMGTLCNGTQFSSPLYEFPVAERTTGIVGQVELRSTEDTVYDLTITSCNPPSMIGDFDVKPNGTLVVLRPFGWTATLLKITITITATGQRNVRLSPISTIVNLDVLDINEAPEFVGYGTSVVVGYPERTYFDPSVQMPLYTVKAFDPDSQENASLTYHLANEFEYFDIDVLTGSLFVRGLDSLDSTSSRTVQVLARDKHGLQDSLSITVKSLGEDFIAFMKAKSDTDVLTADTVASDLSRILGYQTVVLRIEKGPDSGASVRQLPNGYAYSITFYAVNHTAFIAREEIVKKLDQANTNGLSWTIEGSLAAPLEYEVDTLVDNLTAEMQGYEIATIVLSTLFGVTLLLIVAYIIYTRKFETKRPWSKAVHAASLEIDKKHWDQRSFAQSSGMDDEQILEPEIGSFNSSLSGLSNGGARPSPTIRFVTGKTFDNDVEQAQSPTEEEAYCPPTPLPKKSILKDSNATDKNNKQRTDGDSKLEDTSVGVKFNSTPEVIEVAATSSGPPSQGIDLSTESNDAVDDDNDLLIEEF, encoded by the exons ATGAAAGGTGACTACATTTTGGTAACGGGACTGCTGATTGCTGCGCTCGCCAATCTGCCGGAAATCCAATCTCAAG AATGCGCATTTTATGGAGAAAACATAAAGGAAAACCAAACTAATGTGAACATCACCGAAACTATACCAAAAGACACAGTCATCTTAAGTGTAACAACATCTGCGGGAT ACTTGAACTGCTCGGATCTCTCTTCGAGTTCGTTGGAGTTTTCGAAATATATAGGATACAGACACACTCCGACTGCGACTGCAAACAAAACGCTGGAATTGTTTATGGCTCAAGCGATTGGTGACGACCTTGACAACGGCGACTTAAATATTGCG GAGCAAAAATATGCATTGCTGATAGGCCAATGCAAGCTCTACTGCCAACAAACCACCACCAGATTATCC GTTGCCGTGACTATTGAACCCGAAAATACCCAGACACCGATATTCAGCCAGAATTCGGCCCATTTGACTTTGGACGAAAACTATCCCATCGGATTAGACTTTAGCGATCTATTGATCGTTAATGAGCAGCGGTTAAAAGTCTCTGATAAGGACCTCCCTCTCGAAGAACTCACCTTTGATGTTAGTGATTCACGATTCAAGGCATTCCCGCCGACATTTCGATACTACAATGATTCCAAAAATCATTTACGTGTCGAGTACGAACCACGCATTGCTGTTAATCAGCCGTTGAACGCCGAAGATAGTCCTATCATCTTTAATTTAATCGCCCAA AATAACCAAACTGAAAGTCTCTTCCCGATTACAATCGACATATCTCCGAACGATATGCGCGACCCAGAGTTTGTATGGCCATACTACACTTCTACAATTTCAAATTCTCaa TTCACAGGATTGCTGACAATCAAGCAGGGAAATATTCTCGCATTCGACGGTGACAGAAAAATCAATCAGACGATCCGTTATGAAATTACCGACAAAG GTGGTCTCGAAGTACGTATAAGGAACCAACAGCCAGGTAAAGGTGTTCCAATAGAAATAGAACTAACGCTGTCTGTGGAAGGCTCGGCAACCGACAAAATGCGTTACGTCGTTATTAAG GCGACACAAGTAGATGACGTAAATCGATACGAAACCGTCGTTCTCGCCGTAGAGCTCCCGCAAACCGTAGTGACGACGCCAGTTCCAACAACCCAGCCAACTTGTCCTCCTTGCCCGACCTCCAGCACAGCCACCGTGCCAACGACGACCACGGCAATACCATGTACTACTCCAACCCCACCGACTTGTGCGCCCTGTTCAACGGTGACGACAATCTCAACTACGTGCCCGACGTTCGATCCCACTACAGAATGTCCGACAATCAGCACAACAGACTGTTCCGCTTCTTCGACAGAGGCTACCCAGACTACCCTGTATACAAGCACGGCCTCATCTACGTATCCTAGCAGTTCTCCAGTTACGTCAACTACAACGGAAG CAGGAACGACAAGTTGCAGTTGCCCTACGTGTCCCGATGAGACCGTAACGGCCTGTCCAACAACACAATGCCCAACGCATCCGACAGAATGCCCAACATGTCCGACAGCAACTACCTTAGATTCATCTTCAGCTTCTACAGAAAATCCTTTGTCGACGG TAACTTCAAACCCAACGACTTACTCAGAACTGACGACTGAAAGTTCTTCGACATGCGACTGTTCCACAACCCCGTCGACAG TTTCGCCTTCATCCCCAGTGACTTGCCCCGAATCAACGACTGCCAGTACTTCGACATGCGACTGTTCCACCACCCCGTCAACAA GTTGCCCAGAAGCGACACCTACCATTACTTTACCCTGCGAATGTCCGACAG CAGTTACGTGCCCAACAACCTCTACGCCGACCCCAGGAAGTCCTACGGTGCATTTCGACAAACAGCAATACGCGTCCGAATTGGTGGAAAACTCGCCCGCGCAAACTTTGGTTGTCAGTTTGAATGCCGAGAGCAGCTCGATGGACGAACAACCGGCATACAGCTTCGCGGAAA GTTACGACGCCACGTATTTCAGTGTCGATTCCAAAACGGGAGTTGTCACCACCGCACGATCTCTACCAATTGGCGATTATACTTTGGAGGCCATTGCCGAAATTCGTAGTGGTGCCAAAGATTATACTCGG atCGTCGTCTCATCGGTCATGGGAACCTTGTGCAACGGAACCCAGTTCAGCTCACCTCTGTACGAATTTCCTGTTGCTGAGCGAACAACCGGAATCGTTGGTCAAGTAGAACTGCGATCGACCGAGGACACCGTGTACGATTTGACTATCACATCATGCAACCCGCCGTCCATGATCG GTGACTTTGACGTGAAGCCAAATGGAACACTGGTCGTACTTAGGCCATTCGGTTGGACAGCCACGCTTCTGAAAATTACGATCACAATCACAGCCACAGGCCAACGCAATGTGAGACTATCGCCGATTTCGACAATAGTCAATCTCGATGTTTTGGATATCAACGAAGCACCCGAATTCGTTGGCTATGGTACTTCTGTGGTGGTTGGCTACCCAGAGCGCACCTACTTTGATCCTTCAGTTCAAATGCCACTCTACACAGTTAAG GCATTCGATCCCGACAGCCAAGAAAACGCTAGTCTGACTTATCATTTGGCCAACGAATTCGAATATTTCGATATCGATGTGCTGACTGGGTCATTGTTTGTCAGAGGTCTCGACAGCTTGGATTCGACTTCTAGCCGCACGGTTCAAGTCCTCGCCAGAGATAAGCACGGCTTGCAGGACAGCCTAAGCATAACT GTGAAATCTTTGGGTGAAGATTTCATCGCATTCATGAAAGCTAAAAGCGACACCGACGTCTTGACGGCAGACACGGTCGCTAGCGATTTGAGCCGCATTTTAGGCTATCAGACGGTCGTTTTGCGCATTGAAAAGGGTCCGGATTCCGGCGCTAGTGTCCGACAACTACCTAATGGTTACGCCTACAGCATAACTTTTTACGCTGTAAACCACACGGCATTCATCGCGAGGGAAGAAATTGTTAA GAAATTGGATCAAGCCAATACTAATGGCTTGAGTTGGACCATCGAAGGAAGTTTAGCCGCACCACTAGAATATGAAGTTGACACTCTTGTTGACAACTTAACTGCGGAAATGCAAGGTTACGAAATCGCCACTATTGTCTTGTCAACATTATTTGGAGTGACACTCCTCCTTATTGTAGCGTACATCATTTACACCAGAAAATT CGAAACGAAACGTCCCTGGAGCAAAGCTGTCCACGCCGCGTCTCTGGAAATAGACAAGAAACACTGGGATCAGCGCTC ATTCGCCCAGTCGAGTGGGATGGATGACGAGCAAATATTGGAGCCGGAAATCGGTAGCTTTAACAG CTCACTGTCCGGATTAAGCAACGGAGGAGCGAGACCATCACCTACCATTCGCTTCGTCACGGGAAAAACATTTGACAACGACGTTGAACAAGCGCAATCACCTACAGAAGAAGAGGCCTATTGCCCTCCAACCCCCCTTCCGAAGAAAAGCATTTTAAAAGATTCAAATGCCACGgacaagaacaacaaacag AGGACGGACGGCGATAGCAAGTTAGAGGACACTAGTGTTGGCGTCAAGTTCAACTCGACTCCGGAAGTGATTGAAGTGGCTGCCACCTCGTCTGGCCCTCCATCGCAAGGGATAGATTTGTCTACCGAGAGTAATGACGCCGTTGACGACGACAACGATTTACTGATTGAGGAATTCTAA